A genomic region of Nostoc sp. UHCC 0702 contains the following coding sequences:
- a CDS encoding aminoglycoside phosphotransferase family protein, with protein sequence MPFLLSSQNVLDYLIPLGLCTQEEQSLAKIELKPAKNFNLLISLPENRQLLVKQERLNREGKSAGEFFQEWRIHNFFRRFPEISYIGSSCSEVLHFDAENSIIVFNYLSNYRDLADFYAKDNLFPTEIARAVGATLASIHRVSINRQDYREFFQNPQDASSQKTPDLNMGMDRITPEIFGQIPADGLKFFALYQRYDSLGQAIADLSSGFTPYCLTHNDLKLNNMLISLNWEQAVLNESFSGESIIRLIDWERCAWGDPANDLGTVLASYLQLWLNSTLIGKEMAIEESLRLATTPLQLIQPSTAALVTAYLAEFPQILEARPDFLLRVTQFSGLALIRAIQATLQHEKRFGNAGICMLQVAKSLLCRPQASIPTIFGVDALDLLPTNLSRV encoded by the coding sequence ATGCCTTTTTTATTAAGTTCGCAAAACGTCCTTGACTACTTGATTCCCCTAGGATTGTGTACTCAAGAAGAACAGTCATTAGCTAAGATTGAGCTAAAACCAGCCAAAAACTTTAACTTATTAATTAGCTTACCAGAGAATCGGCAACTTCTAGTTAAGCAAGAGCGTCTCAATCGAGAAGGAAAAAGTGCTGGTGAGTTTTTCCAAGAGTGGAGAATTCACAATTTCTTCCGAAGATTCCCAGAAATTAGTTATATTGGCTCGTCTTGTTCGGAAGTGCTGCATTTTGATGCCGAAAATTCTATCATTGTTTTCAATTATCTCAGTAACTATCGGGATTTAGCAGATTTCTACGCCAAAGATAATTTATTCCCAACTGAGATTGCTAGGGCAGTCGGAGCTACTTTAGCATCAATTCATCGTGTAAGTATTAACCGTCAAGACTATCGTGAATTCTTTCAAAATCCTCAGGATGCATCTAGTCAAAAAACTCCAGACCTCAATATGGGAATGGATAGAATTACCCCAGAAATTTTTGGTCAAATACCTGCCGATGGACTGAAATTTTTTGCTCTCTATCAACGTTACGACAGTTTAGGACAGGCGATCGCAGATTTAAGTAGTGGTTTCACTCCCTACTGTCTAACTCATAATGACTTGAAGCTGAACAATATGCTCATTTCCCTCAATTGGGAACAAGCAGTTTTGAATGAATCATTCTCTGGTGAAAGCATCATTCGCTTGATTGATTGGGAGCGGTGTGCTTGGGGAGATCCAGCTAATGATTTAGGAACAGTGCTGGCTAGTTACCTGCAACTATGGTTGAATAGTACGCTTATCGGTAAGGAAATGGCGATTGAAGAGTCTTTACGCCTAGCCACAACTCCCCTGCAACTTATCCAGCCTTCTACGGCGGCGCTAGTGACTGCTTATTTAGCTGAATTTCCCCAAATATTAGAAGCTCGTCCTGATTTCTTATTAAGAGTCACGCAATTTTCCGGTTTAGCCTTGATTAGAGCTATTCAAGCAACACTCCAGCATGAGAAAAGATTTGGTAATGCCGGTATATGTATGCTT